A stretch of Acidobacteriota bacterium DNA encodes these proteins:
- a CDS encoding tetratricopeptide repeat protein has translation MTEQNRLAHSGDAPGAGPDSRVDDLLVEGLDKYFQGQYEDAIHLWTRVLFLDRSHASARGYIDRARSAIVERQRRAEESLQHVAALLEQGRTHEARLQLQQATSVLGEDERTAALRLGLERLERAFGGPPRIRAAADPVKVSWDTWLSTRVTVRAWLAAAAVVVVTVVLVSLNVPGLGVGPAAVIPSPTLSAAPVTVPSHAEVALVRARTLYARGRLAEALQVLDRIEPEQIFRDETDRLRIDIQRLLLAAAGERRGPLEGPR, from the coding sequence ATGACCGAACAGAATCGTCTCGCCCACTCCGGTGATGCGCCTGGCGCAGGGCCGGATAGCCGCGTGGATGACCTGTTGGTTGAGGGCCTGGACAAGTACTTCCAGGGCCAGTACGAAGACGCCATTCACCTCTGGACCCGGGTGTTGTTCCTCGATCGCAGTCACGCGAGCGCGCGCGGCTACATCGACCGGGCCCGCAGCGCGATTGTGGAGCGGCAGCGGCGCGCGGAAGAATCGCTGCAGCACGTCGCCGCATTGCTCGAACAGGGGCGGACCCATGAAGCCCGGCTGCAGTTGCAGCAGGCGACCAGTGTCCTTGGCGAAGATGAGCGGACCGCAGCCTTGCGGCTTGGCCTCGAACGCCTTGAGCGCGCATTTGGCGGCCCCCCACGCATTCGCGCCGCCGCCGACCCGGTCAAAGTCAGTTGGGACACCTGGCTTTCCACGCGAGTGACCGTCAGGGCCTGGCTCGCCGCCGCCGCGGTGGTGGTGGTCACGGTGGTCCTGGTCAGTCTCAATGTGCCGGGCCTGGGTGTGGGGCCGGCGGCCGTCATTCCGTCGCCCACGCTGTCTGCCGCGCCCGTGACGGTGCCCAGCCACGCCGAAGTGGCGCTGGTCCGGGCGCGCACCCTGTATGCGAGGGGCCGCCTGGCCGAGGCCCTGCAGGTGCTGGATCGCATCGAGCCTGAACAGATCTTCCGGGATGAGACCGATAGGTTGCGTATCGACATTCAGCGCCTGCTGCTGGCCGCAGCGGGCGAGAGGCGTGGGCCTCTAGAAGGACCGCGATGA
- the ftcD gene encoding glutamate formimidoyltransferase — MSLIECIPNISEGRRQDVLDACGRAITATGARLLDVKPDAVHHRTVFSFAGTPAQVRDGALALFDTALAAIDLRNHKGEHPRMGAVDVVPFVPIKDATMADCVALAREVAAAVAARHQLPIYLYEEAATTPARRNLEDVRRGEFEGLADKIAKPEWAPDFGPATAHPSAGASIVGARMPLIAYNINLATDRLDVAKKIAAAVRHSTGGFRYVKAMGLALEDRGIVQVSMNLTNFEKTPIYRVFECVKREAERYGVSVLESEIIGLIPAAALTQSAAWFLQVSDFSDKQVLENALADD; from the coding sequence ATGTCCTTAATCGAATGCATCCCCAATATCAGTGAAGGTCGCCGCCAGGACGTGCTCGATGCGTGTGGCAGGGCGATTACTGCCACCGGCGCGCGCTTGCTCGACGTCAAGCCCGACGCGGTACACCACCGGACCGTCTTTTCGTTTGCCGGCACACCGGCGCAGGTGCGTGACGGAGCTCTGGCCCTGTTCGACACCGCCTTGGCCGCCATCGATTTGCGCAATCACAAAGGCGAACATCCCCGGATGGGCGCGGTGGACGTGGTGCCGTTTGTCCCGATCAAGGACGCTACGATGGCCGATTGCGTGGCGCTGGCGCGTGAAGTGGCCGCAGCCGTGGCCGCACGCCACCAGTTGCCGATCTATCTCTACGAGGAGGCCGCCACCACCCCGGCGCGCCGGAATCTTGAAGACGTGCGCCGTGGCGAGTTCGAGGGGCTGGCCGACAAGATCGCCAAACCCGAGTGGGCGCCCGATTTTGGTCCGGCCACCGCACACCCTTCGGCCGGGGCGTCGATCGTGGGCGCGCGGATGCCCCTGATCGCCTACAACATCAATCTCGCCACCGACCGGCTCGACGTGGCCAAAAAGATCGCCGCAGCCGTCAGGCACAGCACCGGCGGCTTCCGCTACGTGAAGGCGATGGGCCTGGCGCTTGAAGACCGCGGCATCGTGCAGGTCTCGATGAACCTGACCAACTTCGAAAAGACACCGATCTACCGGGTGTTCGAGTGCGTGAAGCGGGAGGCCGAACGTTACGGCGTCTCGGTGCTCGAGAGCGAAATCATCGGCCTCATCCCCGCCGCCGCCCTCACCCAGTCAGCCGCCTGGTTCCTGCAAGTCAGCGACTTCTCGGACAAACAAGTGCTGGAGAACGCTTTAGCGGACGACTGA
- the groES gene encoding co-chaperone GroES — protein sequence MNVRPLHDRVILQRLEEDEQRIGGIIIPDSAKEKPQHGKVIAVGKGKVEKDGKVTPLDVKAGDTVLFGKYAGQEIKVDGQEYLIMREEEILGVVDGKAAKK from the coding sequence ATGAACGTTAGACCTCTACACGATCGCGTCATCCTCCAGCGACTTGAGGAAGATGAACAGCGCATCGGCGGCATCATCATCCCCGACAGCGCCAAGGAAAAGCCCCAGCACGGCAAGGTCATCGCCGTCGGCAAAGGCAAAGTGGAAAAAGACGGCAAAGTGACGCCGCTTGACGTCAAGGCGGGCGACACCGTGCTGTTCGGCAAATACGCCGGGCAGGAAATCAAGGTGGACGGCCAGGAATACCTCATCATGCGCGAGGAAGAAATCCTCGGTGTGGTCGACGGTAAGGCCGCCAAGAAGTAA
- a CDS encoding flippase-like domain-containing protein, whose product MNTRRGARALRHVMSSSPRTFRIPWSGLLIAGLTALLVWFFVRNLHWAEVRQAFATANLGLITVAVLTTLQTYLIRAWRWQALLRPLGDVPFSPAFRTTVIGFTALFLLPARVGEVLRPYLLARQVGLNFSATFATIIIERALDLTAVLLLFAGAMPFLGVDVGAQTRMAGVLAAAAALVGLAALFVFAGHPEKVGQWADWFSRILPARAAAAVGSFARKFAEGLAVMREPRALAVSLAWSLALWASICLGIWLVSRAFGLTVPFSGSFLIVMYLVVGVALPTPGGAGGFHVAYQMAATTYFGASVDDAAAAAIMLHLVSFVPVAVVGLAFMWQDGLTLGGLKAMRPAPEPGTEEETRR is encoded by the coding sequence ATGAACACACGGCGCGGGGCTCGCGCGCTCCGCCACGTCATGTCCAGTTCCCCACGCACGTTCCGCATCCCCTGGTCAGGCCTGCTGATCGCGGGTTTGACCGCCCTCCTGGTGTGGTTCTTTGTCCGGAATCTGCACTGGGCGGAAGTGCGGCAGGCGTTTGCGACAGCGAATCTGGGCCTCATCACTGTGGCGGTGTTGACCACGTTGCAGACATATCTCATCCGCGCCTGGCGTTGGCAGGCGTTGCTCAGACCGCTGGGCGACGTTCCGTTCAGCCCGGCATTCCGAACCACGGTGATCGGGTTTACGGCGCTGTTCCTGCTGCCGGCTCGGGTGGGCGAGGTGTTGCGTCCGTACTTGCTGGCGCGGCAGGTCGGGCTCAATTTTTCTGCGACGTTTGCCACCATCATCATCGAGCGTGCGCTTGACCTGACGGCGGTGCTGTTGCTGTTTGCCGGCGCCATGCCATTCCTGGGCGTGGATGTGGGCGCCCAGACGCGCATGGCCGGGGTGCTGGCGGCCGCTGCTGCGCTTGTGGGGCTGGCGGCGTTGTTTGTGTTTGCCGGCCATCCTGAAAAGGTGGGGCAGTGGGCCGACTGGTTCAGCCGCATCCTGCCGGCGCGAGCGGCGGCGGCGGTGGGGTCGTTTGCGCGAAAATTTGCGGAAGGGCTGGCCGTGATGCGGGAGCCGCGCGCGCTGGCGGTCTCCCTGGCGTGGTCGCTGGCGCTCTGGGCGTCGATTTGTCTGGGCATCTGGCTGGTGTCGCGCGCATTCGGTTTGACGGTGCCGTTCTCCGGCTCGTTCCTTATCGTCATGTATTTGGTGGTGGGAGTCGCCTTGCCGACCCCAGGCGGTGCAGGCGGCTTTCACGTGGCCTACCAGATGGCCGCCACCACCTATTTCGGCGCCTCGGTGGATGATGCCGCGGCGGCGGCCATCATGCTGCATCTTGTGTCATTTGTCCCGGTGGCGGTGGTGGGACTGGCGTTCATGTGGCAGGATGGCCTGACTCTGGGCGGCCTCAAAGCGATGCGGCCCGCCCCTGAGCCCGGAACTGAGGAGGAGACGCGCAGATGA
- a CDS encoding sigma-54-dependent Fis family transcriptional regulator, with amino-acid sequence MAAILIVDDEAGVRASLGGVLRDEGYMVDAVDSGEACLEQVTRRSYDLLLLDIWLPGLDGLDTLARLRERHLEAQVIMISGHGSIENAVRATKLGAFDFIEKPLSLEKTMLVVRNALRQHRLEEENRALRARVDRRFVMVGESALIQQLRAQIAMAAPTNSRVLISGENGTGKELVARQIHALSNRRAGAFVEVNCAAIPEELIESELFGHMKGAFTGAVADRRGKFELAHGGTLFLDEIADMSLKTQAKVLRALQEQVIEPVGGQSSVRVDVRVIAATNKHLAEEIREGRFREDLFFRLNVIPISVPPLRERGDDVVRLARHFVSELAQEYGRREKQFSPEAAAMLRAFRWPGNVRELRNVVERVLIMAPGDTITETDLGFLDVVAPTILRDASGASIVRPLHDARDAWERDYILATLEACEGNISKTAEVLDVERSNLYKKMRSLGIGPARE; translated from the coding sequence ATGGCCGCCATCCTGATTGTTGACGACGAAGCCGGCGTGCGCGCGTCGCTGGGCGGGGTGCTGCGCGACGAGGGCTACATGGTGGATGCCGTGGACAGCGGCGAGGCCTGCCTGGAGCAGGTCACGCGCCGGTCCTACGATCTGCTGCTGCTCGATATCTGGCTGCCGGGGCTTGATGGACTCGATACGCTGGCGAGACTCCGGGAGCGCCACCTCGAGGCGCAGGTCATCATGATCTCGGGGCACGGCAGCATTGAAAACGCGGTGCGAGCCACCAAACTCGGAGCGTTTGATTTCATCGAAAAGCCGCTCTCGCTTGAAAAGACCATGCTCGTGGTGCGCAACGCCCTGCGCCAGCATCGCCTTGAAGAAGAGAATCGCGCGCTGCGCGCGCGCGTGGACCGCCGGTTTGTCATGGTGGGTGAGAGCGCGCTCATCCAGCAGTTGCGAGCCCAGATCGCGATGGCAGCGCCTACCAACAGCCGCGTGTTGATCTCGGGTGAAAACGGCACGGGGAAGGAGTTGGTGGCTCGGCAGATTCACGCGTTGAGCAACCGGCGGGCAGGAGCGTTTGTCGAAGTGAACTGCGCCGCCATTCCCGAGGAGCTCATTGAGTCGGAGTTGTTCGGGCACATGAAGGGCGCGTTCACCGGTGCGGTAGCCGACAGGCGCGGCAAGTTCGAACTGGCTCACGGCGGCACATTGTTCCTGGATGAAATCGCCGACATGAGCCTGAAGACACAGGCCAAGGTGCTGCGCGCGTTGCAGGAACAGGTCATCGAACCTGTGGGCGGGCAGAGCAGTGTGCGCGTGGACGTGCGCGTGATTGCCGCCACGAACAAACACCTGGCCGAGGAGATTCGCGAGGGCCGGTTCCGCGAGGACCTGTTCTTCCGCCTCAACGTCATCCCGATCTCGGTGCCGCCGCTTCGCGAAAGGGGCGACGACGTGGTGCGGCTGGCGCGGCATTTTGTGTCGGAGCTGGCGCAGGAATACGGGCGGCGCGAGAAACAGTTTTCGCCCGAAGCCGCGGCGATGTTGCGTGCTTTCCGCTGGCCGGGCAATGTGCGCGAACTCAGGAACGTGGTGGAGCGTGTGCTGATCATGGCGCCCGGCGACACCATTACGGAAACTGACCTCGGGTTCCTGGACGTGGTGGCGCCGACCATTCTGCGCGACGCCTCGGGCGCGTCCATCGTGCGACCCTTGCACGACGCCCGCGACGCCTGGGAGCGCGACTACATCCTCGCCACGCTCGAGGCCTGCGAGGGCAACATCTCAAAGACCGCCGAGGTCCTCGACGTGGAACGGTCCAATCTCTACAAGAAGATGCGGTCGCTTGGAATAGGGCCCGCGCGAGAATGA
- a CDS encoding histidine kinase: protein MIKDDLDSLVQHMIDRGILFDDAQREFEKMFIARALAKTNYNVCKAAKITGLHRNTLSRKMTAYRIKRAS, encoded by the coding sequence ATGATCAAGGACGACCTCGATTCGCTGGTGCAGCACATGATCGACCGCGGCATCCTGTTCGACGATGCCCAGCGGGAGTTTGAGAAGATGTTCATCGCGCGGGCGCTCGCCAAGACCAACTACAACGTCTGCAAGGCGGCCAAAATCACCGGCCTGCACCGCAATACCCTGAGCCGCAAGATGACGGCGTACCGCATCAAACGCGCGAGCTAA
- the nrdR gene encoding transcriptional repressor NrdR, with product MKCPYCGHPGDKVVDSRESKEGEVIRRRRECLDCGRRFTSYERIDEIPYMVVKKDGRRERFERQKLVAGLLKACEKRPVRVSALEDVADKVETALQEKPEREISTEEIGAHVMEALRQLDKVAYVRFASVYRNFRDIDEFKHELNDLFKS from the coding sequence ATGAAATGCCCGTATTGCGGTCACCCCGGTGACAAAGTGGTGGATTCGCGCGAAAGCAAGGAGGGCGAGGTCATTCGCCGCCGCCGCGAGTGCCTCGATTGCGGCCGCCGCTTCACCAGCTATGAGCGGATCGACGAAATCCCCTACATGGTGGTCAAGAAAGACGGGCGCCGCGAACGTTTTGAGCGGCAGAAACTGGTGGCCGGGCTGCTGAAGGCCTGCGAGAAACGCCCGGTGCGCGTATCGGCGCTCGAGGATGTGGCCGATAAGGTAGAGACTGCCTTGCAGGAAAAGCCCGAGCGCGAGATTTCCACGGAGGAAATCGGTGCGCATGTCATGGAGGCGCTGCGGCAGCTCGACAAGGTGGCCTACGTGAGATTTGCATCCGTCTACCGGAATTTTCGCGATATTGATGAGTTCAAACACGAACTCAACGACCTCTTTAAGTCATAA
- a CDS encoding DUF4390 domain-containing protein, whose protein sequence is MTPRGMRGLVGVVGLVAVCAATVLAAADMRITPVVAEDRVYANFAASAAFSEPVREAVQSGLPVTLTYIAELRRSSTLWFDDTVAAATVASTVKFDTLTGAYQVSKLRETTVQWAEQTQDEAEMRLWVTEFERVLLSDTSRLKTSGEYYVRVRARDSLPRGFSLWPFGRGEMSGRVELPVNR, encoded by the coding sequence GTGACACCAAGGGGCATGCGGGGACTCGTGGGAGTGGTGGGGCTGGTGGCCGTGTGTGCCGCTACGGTCCTCGCCGCCGCAGACATGCGCATCACGCCGGTGGTGGCTGAAGATCGCGTCTATGCGAATTTTGCCGCGTCCGCTGCATTCTCCGAGCCCGTGCGCGAGGCGGTGCAAAGCGGCCTTCCCGTGACGCTGACATACATCGCGGAACTGCGCCGGTCGTCCACGCTGTGGTTCGACGACACCGTGGCGGCCGCCACGGTGGCCTCAACGGTGAAGTTCGATACGCTGACCGGGGCCTACCAGGTGTCGAAGTTGAGGGAAACCACGGTGCAATGGGCCGAGCAGACGCAGGATGAAGCCGAGATGCGTTTGTGGGTCACCGAGTTTGAACGGGTCCTGCTCAGCGACACGTCGCGCCTGAAGACGTCGGGCGAATACTACGTGCGCGTCCGGGCCCGCGACAGCCTGCCACGTGGGTTCTCGCTCTGGCCGTTCGGCCGGGGTGAAATGTCCGGGCGCGTCGAACTTCCAGTGAACCGATAG
- a CDS encoding HAMP domain-containing protein yields MLLDSPPPPPPPIAPPRRRALDNPRVLTLAVTLLLGVLAAALWLPSVAGLDQALIGSEAVFYALAAVSLTLLLVLVAVLGRNIVKLWVEGRRGAPFARFRAKLVAALLAMTIVPATLVLVIGSEYLRSFADRYFSVPVEESLSAAQKIARQYHLERQESASLRASWLATRLPPGDMDAGNVAPLQAVANNELATMRDGLIEMYQTVSTPGGLRDAVFLLALEAGAPPRDSVRASADRIAARVAASGRDDMTEDKVGSGGVLVRAAAPVRNAAGIVVGVVVVSLYVPEEMAAQERLAAARFEEYKQLEVLRAPMTALYRAVFLTVTLLILVSATWLGLYVAKRITRPIQMLAEGARAIGAGQLDLRLEPQTSDELGSLVEAFNTMAAELGTSQDRLQQSRLALEQKNIEVDARRRYIETILERVATGVISLDARGRISTLNGAAERLLGIDATAIGHEASAVFSREDLRVLLPLVDATTEAHRLGGSSRGLDRVLAGAIEEVTLAREDREIHLAAAATVLSGTAGDPEGAVLVLDDVTPLIRAQRVAAWRDVARRLAHEIKNPLTPIQLSAERLRRKFANAPAADKALVDECTGAIVTEVDALKSLVDEFAQFARLRGPKMAPADLNAIIADVVRLYAGVLQSSLVVMEQRLTPDPPLVRVDVEQIRQVIINLIDNALEALGGPAAAHRPDGAVPTITLSTGRDEAQQSLRFRVVDNGPGVPAADRDKLFMPYYSTKGRGSGLGLAIVQRIISEHGGRIEVGDATPTGTVFTIELPVESPSWPPS; encoded by the coding sequence ATGCTGCTCGATTCGCCACCGCCTCCGCCCCCGCCGATCGCGCCGCCCCGTCGCCGCGCACTCGACAACCCGCGAGTGCTGACGCTTGCCGTCACGCTGCTGCTGGGCGTATTGGCCGCCGCGTTGTGGCTGCCGAGCGTGGCCGGACTCGATCAGGCGCTGATTGGCAGCGAAGCAGTGTTTTACGCGCTGGCGGCCGTGTCACTCACGTTGCTGCTGGTGCTGGTCGCGGTGCTCGGGCGCAACATCGTCAAGCTCTGGGTCGAGGGCCGGCGTGGGGCGCCGTTCGCGCGGTTCCGCGCGAAACTGGTGGCCGCATTGTTGGCCATGACTATCGTGCCGGCCACCCTGGTGCTGGTGATCGGCAGCGAGTACCTGCGCAGTTTTGCAGACCGCTACTTCAGCGTCCCGGTTGAAGAGTCCCTGAGCGCCGCGCAGAAAATTGCCAGGCAGTATCACCTCGAGCGACAGGAGTCGGCGAGCCTCCGTGCGTCGTGGCTGGCCACGCGCCTGCCGCCGGGTGACATGGACGCCGGCAACGTGGCGCCGCTGCAGGCCGTGGCCAACAACGAACTGGCCACCATGCGTGATGGCCTGATTGAGATGTATCAGACCGTGTCCACGCCCGGTGGTTTGCGTGACGCGGTGTTCCTGCTGGCGCTTGAAGCTGGAGCGCCGCCTCGCGACAGCGTGCGCGCGTCGGCGGATCGCATCGCCGCACGGGTGGCCGCATCGGGGCGCGATGACATGACCGAAGACAAGGTCGGCAGTGGCGGCGTCCTGGTGCGCGCCGCCGCACCGGTGCGCAACGCGGCGGGCATTGTGGTGGGCGTGGTCGTCGTCTCCCTATATGTGCCTGAGGAAATGGCGGCACAGGAACGGTTGGCGGCCGCCCGGTTCGAAGAATACAAGCAGTTGGAAGTGCTCCGGGCGCCGATGACCGCCCTCTACCGCGCCGTTTTCCTGACCGTCACTTTGCTGATCCTGGTCAGCGCCACGTGGCTTGGCTTGTATGTGGCCAAGCGAATTACGCGGCCCATCCAGATGCTGGCGGAAGGCGCGCGCGCCATCGGCGCCGGCCAGCTCGACCTTCGACTCGAGCCGCAAACCAGCGACGAGCTCGGCTCCCTGGTTGAGGCGTTCAACACGATGGCGGCTGAGCTGGGTACGAGCCAGGATCGCCTGCAGCAGTCGCGTCTGGCGCTCGAGCAGAAGAACATCGAAGTGGACGCGCGGCGGCGTTACATCGAGACCATTCTCGAGCGCGTCGCGACCGGCGTCATCTCGCTCGATGCCAGGGGACGAATCTCGACACTCAATGGCGCGGCTGAGCGGCTGCTCGGCATTGACGCCACCGCTATCGGGCATGAGGCGTCAGCCGTATTCAGCCGTGAAGACCTGCGCGTCCTCCTGCCGCTCGTGGATGCGACGACCGAGGCGCATCGGCTGGGTGGGTCCAGCCGTGGGCTCGATCGGGTGTTGGCCGGGGCCATCGAAGAAGTAACCCTCGCGCGCGAGGATCGCGAGATTCACCTCGCCGCCGCGGCCACCGTGCTCAGCGGCACTGCGGGCGACCCGGAAGGGGCCGTCCTCGTGCTCGACGATGTGACGCCGCTGATTCGGGCGCAACGTGTGGCGGCCTGGCGCGACGTGGCGCGGCGGCTGGCGCACGAAATCAAGAACCCGCTCACGCCCATCCAGCTTTCCGCCGAACGGTTGCGCCGGAAGTTCGCCAACGCGCCGGCCGCCGACAAGGCTCTGGTGGACGAATGCACGGGCGCCATCGTCACGGAAGTGGATGCCCTCAAGAGCCTGGTGGATGAGTTCGCGCAGTTTGCACGGTTGCGCGGCCCCAAGATGGCGCCCGCCGATCTGAACGCCATCATCGCCGACGTTGTTCGGCTTTATGCGGGTGTGCTGCAGTCGTCGCTCGTGGTGATGGAGCAACGGCTGACACCAGACCCGCCGCTGGTGCGTGTGGACGTGGAGCAGATTCGACAGGTCATCATCAATTTGATCGACAACGCCCTCGAAGCGCTCGGTGGCCCCGCTGCCGCCCATCGTCCCGACGGGGCGGTGCCGACGATCACGTTGTCCACGGGCCGCGACGAAGCCCAGCAGTCGCTGCGGTTCCGCGTGGTGGATAACGGCCCGGGCGTGCCTGCGGCAGACCGCGACAAGTTGTTCATGCCGTACTATTCAACCAAGGGGCGGGGGAGCGGCCTTGGATTGGCCATCGTGCAGCGCATCATCAGCGAGCACGGCGGGCGAATTGAAGTGGGCGACGCGACGCCAACGGGAACAGTGTTTACGATTGAGCTACCGGTGGAGTCGCCTTCATGGCCGCCATCCTGA
- a CDS encoding phosphoribosylaminoimidazolesuccinocarboxamide synthase, whose translation MNTPVVLETQLPGLTLQRRGKVRDVYDLGDTLLIVATDRISAFDYVLGSGIPDKGKVLTQLSAFWFERIASLTPHHLLSIDVNDFPSVTKPHHDILRGRTMWVRKTDPLPVECVARGYLSGSGLKDYMKTGAVCGVALPAGLHDSDVLPEPIFTPATKAETGHDENISEAEAANILGADRVAQLKALTLEIYRLGVAHAAKCGILIADTKFEFGIAPGGELVLIDEVLTPDSSRFWPKNLYSPGRAQLSFDKQFVRDYLERIGWNKQPPVPSLPDDVVARTREKYMEAYRVLTGRDLEV comes from the coding sequence ATGAACACACCTGTCGTACTTGAAACACAACTTCCCGGTTTGACCCTCCAGCGTCGAGGGAAAGTGCGCGATGTCTACGACCTCGGCGACACCCTCCTCATCGTCGCCACCGATCGCATTTCGGCGTTCGACTACGTGCTGGGTTCGGGCATTCCGGATAAAGGCAAGGTGCTCACGCAGTTGTCGGCGTTCTGGTTTGAGCGCATCGCGTCGCTGACGCCGCACCACCTTTTGTCGATTGACGTCAACGACTTCCCCTCCGTGACGAAGCCCCATCACGACATCCTGCGTGGCCGCACGATGTGGGTGCGCAAGACCGACCCCCTGCCGGTGGAGTGTGTGGCGCGTGGATATTTGTCGGGGTCGGGCCTGAAGGACTACATGAAGACCGGCGCGGTGTGTGGCGTGGCCCTCCCTGCCGGCCTGCACGACTCGGACGTGTTGCCGGAACCCATTTTTACGCCGGCCACCAAAGCCGAAACCGGTCACGACGAGAACATCAGTGAGGCCGAGGCCGCCAATATCCTTGGCGCCGACCGTGTGGCGCAGCTCAAGGCGCTGACGCTGGAAATCTATCGGTTGGGCGTGGCGCATGCCGCCAAGTGCGGCATCCTCATCGCCGATACGAAGTTCGAATTTGGCATCGCGCCAGGTGGTGAGCTGGTCCTGATCGACGAGGTGCTCACGCCCGACTCGTCGCGGTTCTGGCCCAAGAACCTGTATTCCCCGGGTCGCGCCCAGCTGAGCTTCGACAAGCAATTTGTGCGCGACTACCTGGAGCGCATCGGCTGGAACAAACAGCCACCCGTGCCTTCGCTGCCTGACGATGTGGTGGCGAGGACGAGGGAAAAGTACATGGAAGCCTACCGGGTCCTGACCGGCCGGGACCTGGAGGTCTGA